A genomic stretch from Barnesiella intestinihominis YIT 11860 includes:
- a CDS encoding amidohydrolase family protein, which produces MKHCYLFLVALLFVSTGYGQENILLEEYMPKSIYKIPETKVEKAKYPVIDAHSHDYPSSLEEVAQWVKTMDRKGIEKTVVLTGYTGASFDSIVEVYAPYKDRFDLWCGLDLSDYGKSSFVKTAVEELKRCHKMGAKGVGEVTDKGLGVYVAFQTNMAEGIHLNDPLMSPIYETCAELGMPLNIHVAEPYWMYLPDDKYNDGLMNGKKWKIDMSIPGMQSHEQLIAQFSEAVKNHPNTLFVACHFINCSYDLSIVGRLLDEYSNLYVDMSARFGETASIPRYMKKFYTRYADRILYGTDNGMSAEMYETTFRILETDDEHFYVPDYYYHWYYSGFDLPDEVLRKIYRENFIRIMK; this is translated from the coding sequence ATGAAACACTGTTATCTGTTTTTAGTCGCTTTGCTTTTTGTTTCGACCGGGTATGGACAGGAGAATATACTGTTGGAAGAGTATATGCCGAAATCTATTTATAAAATACCCGAAACGAAGGTCGAGAAAGCGAAATATCCGGTTATCGATGCACACTCTCACGATTACCCTTCTTCACTCGAAGAGGTTGCTCAGTGGGTGAAAACTATGGATAGGAAAGGCATCGAGAAAACAGTTGTATTGACTGGATATACCGGGGCTTCTTTCGATTCCATCGTAGAAGTTTATGCTCCTTATAAGGACCGGTTCGATTTGTGGTGTGGCCTCGACCTGTCGGATTACGGAAAGTCTTCGTTTGTAAAAACAGCCGTTGAGGAATTGAAGCGTTGCCACAAAATGGGAGCTAAGGGTGTCGGAGAGGTAACCGATAAAGGATTGGGCGTATATGTCGCATTTCAGACGAATATGGCCGAAGGAATCCATTTGAACGACCCTTTGATGTCGCCGATTTATGAAACTTGTGCAGAGTTGGGGATGCCATTGAATATCCATGTAGCAGAGCCTTATTGGATGTATCTGCCCGATGATAAATATAACGATGGGCTAATGAATGGGAAGAAATGGAAAATCGATATGTCCATACCCGGCATGCAATCCCACGAACAGTTGATTGCGCAATTTTCAGAGGCCGTTAAGAATCACCCGAACACGTTGTTTGTCGCCTGCCATTTCATCAATTGCAGTTATGATCTTTCTATCGTGGGGAGGTTACTCGACGAGTATTCCAATTTATATGTCGATATGTCGGCCCGTTTCGGAGAGACGGCAAGTATTCCTCGCTACATGAAGAAATTTTATACTCGTTACGCCGATCGCATTTTATATGGGACCGATAACGGTATGTCTGCCGAAATGTATGAAACGACATTTCGGATTCTCGAAACCGACGACGAACACTTTTATGTTCCCGATTATTACTATCACTGGTATTATTCGGGTTTTGACCTTCCCGATGAAGTCTTGCGAAAAATCTACCGGGAAAATTTCATTCGAATTATGAAATAA
- a CDS encoding carbohydrate kinase family protein gives MKPYDILAIGELNVDLILNNIDGEPEVGKEKFAGDMILTLGSSTAIFAANAAALGAKVGFVGMIGQDTLGNLIRESLEAKGVDTSMLIETDEHSSGATIVLNYGEDRAMVTYQGAMAVMSFADIDKSVFEKCRHIHISSIFLQPALKADLEKILDYARVQGVTTSLDTQWDPTEIWDFDYTRILPLVSVFLPNEKELMLLTSSETIDEAVGKIKPYVNTAIIKMGSKGSLLVRRGEEPAFLPSFLNTEVVDAIGAGDSFNAGCISRFVKGETLEDCQRFGNLTGAINTTAAGGTGAFADKKTIEEIARNRFNQHITL, from the coding sequence ATGAAACCGTACGATATTTTGGCTATCGGGGAGTTGAATGTCGATTTGATTCTGAATAATATCGACGGAGAGCCCGAAGTCGGGAAAGAGAAATTTGCTGGGGATATGATTCTTACGTTGGGAAGCTCTACTGCTATTTTTGCCGCCAATGCCGCAGCGTTGGGTGCAAAAGTGGGCTTTGTAGGAATGATAGGGCAAGACACTCTCGGTAATCTGATAAGAGAGAGCCTCGAAGCCAAAGGAGTGGATACCTCCATGTTGATAGAAACCGATGAACACTCTTCGGGGGCGACGATTGTACTGAATTATGGCGAAGACCGTGCTATGGTAACTTATCAGGGTGCGATGGCGGTCATGTCGTTTGCCGATATAGACAAATCGGTATTTGAGAAATGTCGTCATATCCATATATCTTCCATATTCCTACAACCGGCGTTAAAAGCCGATTTGGAAAAAATACTCGATTACGCTCGTGTACAAGGCGTGACGACTTCGCTCGATACGCAATGGGACCCGACAGAAATCTGGGATTTCGATTATACCCGCATTTTACCGTTGGTTTCGGTGTTTTTGCCGAATGAAAAAGAACTTATGTTATTGACCTCTTCCGAAACGATCGATGAAGCTGTCGGGAAAATAAAACCTTATGTCAATACAGCAATTATAAAAATGGGGAGTAAAGGATCTCTGTTGGTTCGTCGGGGAGAAGAACCGGCATTTCTGCCTTCGTTCTTGAATACGGAAGTCGTGGATGCAATCGGCGCCGGCGATAGTTTCAATGCCGGGTGTATTTCGCGATTTGTCAAAGGCGAGACTTTGGAAGATTGTCAGCGATTCGGGAATCTCACAGGCGCCATCAACACGACTGCGGCAGGAGGAACGGGAGCTTTTGCCGATAAAAAGACCATCGAGGAGATAGCACGGAATAGGTTTAATCAGCACATCACATTATAA
- a CDS encoding ketose-bisphosphate aldolase, translated as MKVQEKLKQFQLERKAILATNFYNYETLKGILEAASRVQAPVMLQLTKSSIDYMGLKRAVVLARQGLEDYRLDGCIHLDHGGSVELVQRCLDAGFESVMIDASEKSMEENIETTCKVVEMARPYGANVEAELGYVPKLGQMQDSSGFTTVEDAVRFVRATQVDALAVAIGSAHGFYKSTPRLDIDRLAEIHAATDVVLVLHGSSGIPHDMVREAIRNGIAKVNLATEIKDTFMRALKQTLQNSDEIDLRKVFPKATDSVVELLCDKYKMVGSAAE; from the coding sequence ATGAAAGTTCAGGAAAAACTTAAACAGTTTCAGCTTGAAAGGAAAGCCATTCTGGCGACCAATTTTTACAACTACGAGACCTTGAAAGGCATACTCGAAGCCGCATCGCGAGTGCAGGCGCCTGTTATGTTACAATTGACGAAGAGCTCGATCGATTATATGGGATTGAAGCGGGCGGTTGTATTGGCGCGTCAGGGACTCGAAGACTACCGGCTTGACGGTTGCATACACTTGGATCATGGAGGTTCTGTCGAGTTGGTGCAACGTTGCCTCGATGCCGGATTCGAGTCGGTAATGATCGATGCCAGCGAAAAGAGTATGGAGGAGAATATCGAAACGACTTGTAAGGTCGTAGAGATGGCTCGACCGTACGGGGCTAATGTGGAGGCCGAATTGGGCTATGTGCCTAAGTTGGGACAAATGCAAGATTCGTCCGGTTTTACGACTGTGGAAGATGCCGTTCGGTTCGTCCGGGCTACACAGGTGGATGCTTTGGCTGTGGCTATTGGGTCGGCTCATGGATTTTATAAATCGACACCTCGTCTCGATATCGACCGTTTGGCCGAGATACATGCCGCAACCGATGTGGTTTTGGTTTTGCACGGGAGTTCGGGTATTCCTCACGATATGGTTCGGGAGGCTATTCGCAACGGTATAGCCAAAGTCAATTTGGCGACAGAGATAAAAGACACGTTTATGCGGGCATTGAAACAAACCTTGCAGAATAGCGATGAAATCGATTTGCGAAAAGTATTCCCTAAGGCGACCGATTCTGTGGTAGAACTATTGTGCGATAAATATAAAATGGTGGGAAGCGCCGCCGAATGA
- a CDS encoding glycoside hydrolase family 36 protein, with protein MKHIDKYTIISILSSFLLFSCSEGLEIKSGSMILSVDKDMHMTVELTGNDAPLTEKSQTEYIELEEGTVSDFKLKSRDTRVVGDTTVYTLIGEASMPFGGTIKKIQTISVDRRFPGMAVTEVKYVNESSRDLHVVKWVNHAFRVIDNEDTPAFWSFQGQSTIERADWILPVDSTFYQRNYMGMNDSDYGGGIPVTCLWRRDQGIAVGHVELSPRLVSFPVKKSKYDNYAEVAVESAGESVVAFTQGDTISTVRTFVSVYEGDCFAPLRQFSEYMQVSGLVMPESEPAAFEPMWCAWGYEREATFAEILGTLPKVKELGIKWATVDDGYQIAEGDWELDTKRFPGGDRDMVDLVKKMKAYGLKVQLWWAPLAADPGTKVLKENPDFITLSKQQTPHYITWWDSYYLSPVDSGVVSYSRDLVDRFMKKYDFDGLKLDGQHLNSVHPDYNWKHHPECPQYSYEQLPGFFKMIYDESRSINPHAVIQNCPCGCCMSFYNLPYTNQTVASDPTSSWQVRLKGYVYKALVPRTAYFGDHVELSDNGDDFASSFGIGAVLGTKFTWPKNNPKVKADYRLTPEKEVIWKKWFSLYNEKMLSTGEYVNGLYDIGYSRPEAHVIRKDGTLYYAFYASSFDGDILVKGLEEGKKYELYDYFNEVSLGEVEGPEARLHCKFERALLFQANEVKK; from the coding sequence ATGAAACACATCGATAAATACACGATTATTTCAATACTGTCCTCGTTTTTACTGTTTTCTTGCAGCGAAGGTCTCGAAATAAAAAGCGGTTCGATGATTCTGTCTGTGGATAAGGATATGCACATGACGGTCGAGTTAACCGGAAATGATGCTCCTTTGACCGAAAAAAGCCAGACTGAATATATAGAGCTGGAAGAGGGGACGGTATCTGATTTTAAATTAAAAAGCCGGGATACCCGGGTAGTTGGGGATACTACTGTCTATACGTTGATTGGAGAGGCTTCGATGCCTTTCGGTGGTACTATCAAAAAAATACAAACGATTAGTGTGGATCGTCGTTTCCCCGGTATGGCCGTTACCGAAGTAAAATATGTGAATGAATCGTCTCGCGATTTGCATGTAGTGAAGTGGGTAAACCATGCGTTCCGGGTGATCGATAACGAAGATACTCCGGCGTTCTGGTCTTTTCAAGGTCAGTCTACCATAGAACGAGCCGATTGGATTCTCCCAGTCGACTCTACCTTCTATCAACGTAACTATATGGGAATGAACGATTCGGATTACGGTGGAGGTATTCCTGTAACTTGTTTGTGGCGTAGAGATCAAGGTATTGCCGTGGGACATGTAGAACTTTCTCCCCGGTTGGTCTCGTTTCCGGTGAAGAAATCGAAATACGATAACTATGCAGAGGTTGCGGTCGAAAGTGCGGGAGAATCGGTCGTGGCATTTACACAGGGCGATACGATTTCTACGGTGCGGACATTCGTATCGGTATATGAAGGAGATTGCTTTGCTCCGCTTCGACAGTTTTCAGAATATATGCAGGTTTCCGGGTTGGTAATGCCCGAATCGGAACCGGCCGCATTCGAGCCCATGTGGTGTGCGTGGGGATATGAACGAGAAGCCACTTTTGCCGAAATCTTAGGGACTTTGCCTAAGGTGAAAGAATTGGGCATCAAATGGGCGACTGTCGATGACGGTTACCAAATTGCCGAAGGAGACTGGGAGCTCGATACCAAACGTTTCCCCGGTGGCGATAGGGATATGGTCGATTTGGTGAAAAAGATGAAGGCCTATGGTTTGAAAGTTCAACTTTGGTGGGCTCCGCTGGCTGCCGACCCGGGTACGAAAGTACTGAAAGAAAATCCCGATTTTATTACGCTTTCCAAGCAACAGACCCCGCATTATATTACTTGGTGGGACAGTTATTACCTTTCCCCTGTCGATTCGGGCGTGGTGTCGTATAGTCGAGATCTGGTGGATCGATTTATGAAAAAATACGACTTCGACGGATTGAAACTCGATGGTCAGCATTTGAATAGCGTGCATCCCGATTATAATTGGAAGCATCACCCCGAATGTCCCCAATATTCTTATGAGCAGTTACCCGGATTCTTCAAGATGATATATGACGAATCTCGGTCAATCAATCCGCATGCGGTTATTCAAAACTGTCCCTGCGGCTGCTGTATGTCTTTTTATAATTTGCCTTATACCAACCAAACGGTAGCCTCCGACCCGACCAGTAGCTGGCAAGTACGTTTGAAAGGATATGTCTATAAAGCATTGGTTCCTCGAACGGCCTATTTCGGCGATCATGTCGAATTGAGCGATAATGGCGATGACTTTGCTTCGTCGTTCGGTATTGGAGCCGTATTGGGAACCAAATTTACTTGGCCCAAGAATAATCCTAAGGTAAAAGCCGATTATCGATTGACTCCTGAGAAGGAGGTTATCTGGAAGAAATGGTTCTCGCTGTATAACGAGAAGATGCTTTCGACAGGAGAATATGTAAATGGCTTGTATGATATAGGCTATTCTCGTCCCGAAGCTCATGTCATTCGTAAGGACGGCACGTTGTATTACGCTTTTTATGCTTCGTCGTTCGATGGTGATATCCTTGTGAAAGGTCTGGAAGAAGGTAAAAAGTATGAACTGTATGATTACTTCAATGAAGTTTCGTTGGGTGAGGTTGAGGGTCCTGAGGCTCGATTGCATTGCAAGTTTGAGAGAGCGCTTTTGTTCCAAGCGAACGAAGTGAAAAAGTGA
- a CDS encoding SusC/RagA family TonB-linked outer membrane protein, translating to MNLLQKVERNHGKHSMKFRFCTRFFVSLILMCGYLGAMAQNIQISGVVKDVVGDPLIGVSVLVKGGTKGTSTDYNGFYTISAPADGTLVFSYVGMDTQEVKIGGSKKLDVTMTENGNYIDEVVVIGYGTVKKRDLTGSVSSVKSDDLNLAVAPSVAHALQGKAAGLVISQNSAQPGGGLDIRVRGEGSINGSKTPLYVVDGFPITELEQPSTTNERMVAGTQSVLNFINPADIESIEVLKDASATAIYGSRAANGVVLITTKRGKEGRTVVSYSGSYSIQQYTDNYDVYNLKEWMNAMNTATWDLWMYENNVYPYGDRTLQEAIDSPKNGVAYKLSFTDKQIAAAGEGTDWLDLITRNGSVQQHNVSVQGGSKNTNFMMSLNYYDNRGIIENSGMKRYSAKINVDQVINKYFKTGVNITASRIANDNTQLGAEEYEKSGMIRAAVQMNPNIPAQDEDGNYPVNPQLPTQPNPASLLLNTDKGLMDRILANAYVTYEPIKDLVFKFSMGMDRAHQSRKTYMPKETLFGGLSDGIATISENDSEKYLIETTGSYMKEFNRNHRINAVVGWSAEFNKDYYVSAGNNGFITDAFLWNSLQSGEGTKQVASGGSENKIYSAFARVGYTFMDRYLLTATFRADGASVFARNHKWGYFPSVALAWNMAEEPFMEPARSVVSMLKPRVSYGTVGNATGVTNNAFAAYYAQLAYNKQDNSQQTGVFLGRLENPDLKWETTKEFNVGLDFALFDGRIGGTFEFFERRITDLLTDKPLNTYHDLTFVSANIGTTGGRGFEFTLNTKNIVTKDFSWFSDITFSRVKNWWVEHTTDWKPSVYEGDNDPIRAIYSRKAIGIMQEGDEAPAAQPDLKPGQLIIEDLNGYLRDPETGDPVVRNGRFVLTGKPDGIIDDADNRLLGSSDPGFTIGFNNTFRYKGFDLNFNFYGSFDRVMMDPTRMAYGVSAWGMAQYGYNGLRCLDDRWMPDNPSTKNPSSFFSGSTYGYGDWFYEDAWYIRLQNITLGYTVPSTATTRKIFQNMRFHVDVNNVFVITPYGGLDPETDSYAAAYPNARTFTVGVDIKF from the coding sequence ATGAATCTATTACAGAAAGTAGAACGGAATCATGGAAAACACAGTATGAAATTTCGGTTTTGTACGCGATTTTTCGTCTCCTTGATTCTTATGTGCGGATATTTGGGAGCAATGGCTCAGAATATACAAATATCCGGTGTTGTGAAAGATGTTGTTGGAGATCCGTTAATCGGTGTCAGTGTTCTTGTGAAAGGAGGAACAAAAGGAACCTCTACCGATTATAACGGCTTTTACACCATCTCGGCCCCAGCCGATGGAACGCTTGTTTTTTCATATGTGGGTATGGATACCCAAGAGGTGAAAATAGGCGGTTCGAAAAAATTAGATGTGACTATGACCGAAAATGGAAATTACATCGACGAAGTAGTCGTTATCGGTTATGGTACGGTAAAGAAACGTGATTTGACAGGATCTGTTTCTTCGGTGAAGAGCGATGATCTTAATCTTGCGGTAGCGCCTTCTGTTGCTCATGCCTTGCAAGGAAAAGCTGCCGGTTTGGTGATTTCTCAGAATAGTGCCCAGCCGGGTGGTGGATTGGATATCCGTGTACGTGGAGAGGGTTCTATCAATGGTTCTAAAACTCCTTTATACGTAGTGGACGGTTTTCCCATAACAGAATTGGAACAACCATCGACGACGAATGAAAGAATGGTTGCTGGGACACAGAGCGTATTGAATTTTATCAATCCGGCCGATATCGAATCTATCGAAGTTCTGAAAGATGCTTCGGCTACGGCCATCTATGGTTCCCGTGCTGCTAACGGTGTGGTTTTAATTACGACCAAGCGAGGAAAAGAGGGCCGGACGGTTGTCTCTTATTCGGGGTCTTATTCTATTCAGCAATACACCGATAATTACGATGTCTATAATCTGAAAGAGTGGATGAACGCCATGAATACTGCAACTTGGGATTTGTGGATGTATGAGAATAACGTTTATCCCTATGGAGATCGTACCTTGCAGGAGGCAATCGATTCTCCCAAAAACGGTGTGGCTTATAAACTGTCGTTTACCGATAAACAGATTGCAGCTGCCGGTGAAGGAACCGATTGGCTCGATTTGATTACCCGTAACGGTAGCGTGCAACAACACAATGTGAGTGTGCAAGGCGGTAGCAAAAATACCAATTTTATGATGTCATTGAATTACTATGATAATCGTGGTATTATTGAAAATTCGGGAATGAAACGTTATTCGGCAAAAATTAACGTGGATCAGGTTATCAATAAATATTTCAAAACCGGTGTCAACATTACAGCTTCTCGTATAGCTAACGATAATACGCAGCTCGGAGCCGAAGAATATGAAAAATCGGGTATGATTCGGGCTGCCGTACAGATGAATCCGAATATTCCGGCGCAAGATGAAGATGGCAATTATCCTGTCAATCCGCAGTTACCGACCCAGCCGAATCCGGCCTCATTGTTGTTGAATACGGATAAGGGATTGATGGATCGTATCTTGGCAAATGCGTATGTGACTTATGAACCGATCAAAGATTTGGTATTCAAGTTCAGTATGGGTATGGATAGGGCTCATCAAAGTCGTAAGACTTATATGCCTAAGGAGACTCTTTTTGGCGGTCTTTCCGACGGTATCGCTACGATTAGTGAAAACGATAGTGAGAAATATCTGATCGAGACGACCGGTAGCTATATGAAAGAGTTCAACCGTAATCACCGTATTAATGCGGTAGTGGGTTGGTCGGCCGAGTTTAATAAGGACTATTATGTAAGTGCCGGCAACAATGGATTTATCACCGATGCATTCTTATGGAACAGTCTTCAATCCGGGGAAGGTACGAAACAAGTGGCTTCCGGTGGTAGTGAGAATAAGATTTATTCGGCGTTCGCCCGTGTAGGATATACGTTCATGGATCGTTATTTGTTGACCGCTACTTTCCGTGCCGATGGAGCCAGCGTATTTGCCCGTAATCACAAGTGGGGCTATTTTCCGTCCGTGGCATTGGCTTGGAATATGGCCGAAGAGCCGTTTATGGAACCTGCCCGCTCGGTAGTATCGATGTTGAAACCTCGTGTCAGCTATGGTACGGTAGGAAATGCGACAGGTGTAACCAATAATGCTTTTGCAGCTTATTATGCACAGTTGGCATATAATAAACAGGATAATAGCCAACAAACAGGTGTATTTTTAGGGCGTTTGGAAAATCCCGATTTGAAATGGGAAACAACCAAAGAGTTCAACGTCGGTTTGGATTTTGCTTTGTTCGATGGACGTATTGGCGGTACGTTCGAATTTTTTGAACGTCGGATAACGGATTTGTTGACAGATAAACCTTTAAATACATATCATGACCTGACTTTCGTTTCGGCTAATATCGGTACGACAGGAGGACGGGGATTTGAATTTACCTTGAATACGAAAAATATCGTGACAAAAGATTTCTCTTGGTTCTCCGATATTACTTTCTCTCGTGTGAAAAACTGGTGGGTAGAGCATACGACCGATTGGAAACCTTCGGTATACGAAGGGGATAATGATCCTATTCGGGCCATTTATTCTCGTAAGGCCATCGGTATTATGCAAGAGGGAGACGAGGCTCCTGCTGCGCAACCTGATTTGAAACCGGGTCAGTTGATTATTGAGGACTTGAACGGTTATTTGCGTGACCCTGAGACTGGCGATCCCGTAGTTCGTAACGGACGTTTTGTTTTGACCGGGAAACCAGATGGTATTATCGACGATGCCGATAACCGTTTATTAGGCTCTTCGGATCCCGGGTTTACAATTGGTTTCAACAATACTTTCCGGTACAAAGGCTTCGACTTGAATTTCAATTTCTACGGCTCTTTCGACCGGGTGATGATGGATCCCACCCGTATGGCTTATGGCGTTTCTGCTTGGGGAATGGCACAGTATGGTTATAACGGATTGCGTTGTCTCGACGATCGCTGGATGCCCGATAATCCTTCGACTAAAAATCCCAGTTCTTTTTTCTCGGGTTCGACCTATGGATACGGAGACTGGTTCTATGAAGATGCTTGGTATATCCGCTTACAAAATATAACGTTGGGATATACGGTTCCTTCTACTGCTACTACACGGAAAATTTTCCAGAATATGCGTTTCCATGTCGATGTAAATAACGTATTCGTTATTACTCCTTATGGAGGTCTCGATCCTGAAACCGATTCTTATGCGGCGGCTTATCCCAATGCCCGCACGTTTACGGTCGGTGTAGATATTAAATTTTAG